In Isosphaera pallida ATCC 43644, the sequence TCCTCGACCCCCGCGACCTTCGGGAAACCCTGATCCTGGCACTCGACGTGGCGACCCGTCACCGAGTTCCGGTCGAACCGGCCTGGGGGGTGTTTCAAGTCTGAACGACCAAACCCAGCTTGCGACGCGCCCCCCTCCCCACCTTACCGACAATGGTTGACCACGACGGGGCCGTTCACCACAATGAGCGGGTTGGAGCAACCCGATGGGGTGTTGCGTCTTCCCCCACCGAACGATTGGTTCCGTTGGAGTCCACGTCCGCCATGAGTTCGTCCGCCGCCCGGATGCCCGCCCGGGAGACGATACCGTTCAATCTGTACAAGATCAACAAACCCGGCGTGGCCCGCGTGGTCTCCACGACCCAACTCAACCCCGGCTCGCCTAACGACGAGGCGCGACACATCGTGCTGAGCCTGGAGGGCCTAACCTACCCCTACCTCGAAGGTCAGAGCATGGGCGTGTTGCCCCCCGGCCTCGACGAAAACGGCAAGCCGCACAAACTGCGGCTCTACTCGATCGCCTCCACCCGCAACGGCGACGACGGCCGGGGCGCGACCGCCTCGCTTTGCGTCAAACGCGATATCACCCGCGTGCCTGAAACCGGCGCAGTCCACTACGGCGTGGCCTCGAATTACCTTTGCGACCTCAAACCCGGTGATCTCGTCAAGATCACCGGCCCCGTTGGCAAAGTCTTCCTCCTCCCCGAAGACCCCGAAGCCAACCTCGTGATGGTCGCCACCGGCACCGGAATCGCCCCCTTCCGCGGCTTCCTCAAACATCTCTACGAAGAGCGCCGCGACTGGAAGGGCCGCACCGTGCTGTTTTTCGGCGTCCGCACCCGACTCGACTACCTCTACGGCAACGAACTTGAAGCCATGCGCCACCATCCCGGCTTCGAGCTGTACACCGCCTTCAGCCGGGAACAGACCAACGCCAAGGGCGGACGCATGTACGTCCAGGACCGCATGGCCGAACAGGCCGAACTGCTCTACGACCTGCTTCATCGACCTAACACCTATCTGTATATTTGTGGACTCAAAGGCATGGAGGACGGGATTGATACCGCCCTGGAGGAGCATTGGGCCCGCGTGGGAGGCAACTGGACCGACCACCGCGAGAAACTGCTGGACGACCATCGCATGCATATTGAAACCTACTGAACAACTTTTTCCAAGGATTCCCATCCGATGACGTCTTCTCCGTCGCTCCCTACCGTCGCGCCTGGACGAACCCGCGTGGGCTGGATCGGCACCGGGGTCATGGGCCGTTGGATGTGCGGCCACCTGATGAACGCCGGCTACGCCGCCACAGTGTACAACCGAACCCAATCCAAGGCTCGGGAGTTGATCGATCGGGGAGCCACCTTGGCCACCAATCCCCGCGAGGTGGCCGAAGCCTCCGACGTGATTTTCACCATTGTGGGCTTCCCCAGCGACGTTCGGCAGGTCATCCTGGGATCCGACGGCGTTCTGGCCGGTGCCAAACCTGGCGCGATCGTGGTCGATATGACCACTTCCGAGCCCGAACTGGCCCGCGAGATTCACCGCGTGGCAGCCGCCCGAGGAGTCCATGCGATCGACGCGCCGGTCTCCGGCGGTGACCTGGGCGCGCGGGAGGCCCGGCTCTCGATCATGGTCGGTGGCGACCCCGAGCCAGTCGCCGCCGTCCAACCGTTGTTTCAGATCATGGGCAAAACGATTGTCCACCAAGGACCGCCCGGCGCAGGCCAGCACACCAAAATGGTCAATCAGATTCTCATCGCCGGTAACATGGTGGGCGTCTGCGAAGCGCTGCTCTACGGCTACAAGGCCGGGCTCGATCTGACCACCGTGCTTCAAAGCGTCTCCGGCGGCGCGGCAGGATCATGGAGCCTGTCCAACCTGGCTCCCCGAATCCTCAAGGGCGACATGACGCCAGGATTCTATGTCGAGCATTTCATCAAAGACATGGGCATCGCCTTGGCCGAAGCCCGCCGCATGAAGCTGGCCCTGCCCGGATTGGCGCTGGTGGAACAGCTTTATCAAGCGCTGGCCGCCCAGGGCCACGCCCGCGACGGCACCCAAGCGCTCACGCACGCCCTCGCCCGTCTCTCCGGCTTCGAGTGGAAGGCCGTCGTCACCACCACCCAAGGCCAATCCTAACCCCAACCCAAGCTCGCATGTATCTTCTTATACTCAATTTCATGTATCTTTGGAGTTTCCTCCGATGAAGCTGGACAATTGGTTCGCGCCCGCTTGGCGCGTTGGTTGTGCGTTGGTGATATTGGTTGGTCTGGGCGGGGTCGTATTCGCGTTCGCTCAGGACGCCCCCGAGTTCCGAATCACCAACGACTTGACGTATCGCACCATCAACGGGGTCGAACTCAAGCTCGACGTGATGGAGCCCGCTCAAGGGGAAGGTCCCTTCCCGGTGGTCATTTGCATCCACGGCGGGGCATGGCGGGGCGGCAAGCGTCAAGATATGAAGCCGTTCATGGAGCGTTTCGTCCGTCGCGGTTACGTCGCGGTTTCTCCTTCCTACCGACTTTGTCCCGACCATGTGTTCCCCGCCCAAGTGTTCGACTTGAAAGCCGTGGTGCGGTGGATCAAAACCAACGCCCCTACCTATAAGATCGACCCGGAGCGGGTAGGTGCCTTCGGCGTCTCCGCCGGAGCCCATCTTGCGATGATGCTTGGTACCGCTGGTCCCGAAAACGGCCTGGAAATCGAGCCCGAGGAGGAGCTGCCCGCCAATGCGCCTTCGACCAAAATCCATGCGGTCGTCAATGTGGTCGGTCCCACCGATTTGCGGGCCAAGAACATCCCCCCGGTCTCGCGGCCCCTGCTGCGCGACTTTCTAGGCGGCGAACCGGATGAGTTGACCATCCCGGCCGCCCTGGCCTCGCCGGTGGCGCTGCTCACCAAAGACGACGCCCCCATCTTGACCTTCCAAGGCACCCGCGACCCCCTCGTGCCTTATGACCAGGCCGTACTGCTAGCCGACAAGATGCACGAAGTCGGTGTGGCGGGCCGGGTCGAGTTGCTGGTCGGCGAGGGACACGGGTGGGGCGAACCCGAACTATCCCGCACCCTGGAACAAAGTTTGGCCTTCTTCGATCGGTACCTCAAGCCAAGCCGTCGAAAGTAACCCAATCCAAACCAGCTTCGCCCAGAATCCTTCGATCGTTCCAGAGCCCAAGACGCGAACTTGACTTTTCTTGATCTTTACTGGTTCGATAAATCGATCGTCACGCTTCCCAATCCCTACGCGATCGGCAAGCGTGACGATGAAGAGCTGTATCGGTCGTGAATCGTTGACCAGGTTCACCATGTTTCGGATGCCGCGGCGACGAACCCAACGGAAATGGGATGAAGGACCAGGATAACTCGGGCGTCATCGGGTCTTTGTTCCTCTCCCTGCGGAGCTCGGTTCAACTCTTGAATCATCGTTCAATGGCATCGAAGCGCGTTGTCACCAAGGGCGGCCTCCAGTGGCAAGCTGGAAGTCGTCGCCGCTGGGGAGCTGCGAGGAGTCGATCAGCCGATCCCGCGCCCGTCGCGTCTGTTCAAGTCGATCCAGCGCAGCCTCCAGCCGCCGAATCGCCTGGGCGCGACGGTCACGGCTCGATCCGTCCGCTCCCCCAACTCTGGCGAAGGCGTCCATCTCCACCGCCACCGACTCCGCCTCCTGCTCTGCCAACTCGGTGGCTGCCACAGGTTCCAAGGATTCGCCCGGGTCGAAACGATCCGTCGGTGGCGAAGACGCTGCGGATGTGGATCCATCGAGACGATCGCCGGGACGACCTTCGGATTCTCCGCGTCGTTCGGTTGATATCGCCTCCGCGCTGGATCGCCAACGAATCAGCGCGTCTAGGTTAACGCGTGCGTCATTCTGAAGGGCTTGAAGAACGGCCGCTTCGCGTTCGGCCCCCTTGGGAAGGTCAAGGCACGCCTGATAGGAGGCAATCGCCGCGCCCCATACCCCCCGACGAGCTTCAAGGTTTCCCCTAGCCAGCAACAACCGCGCTTGGTTGATGGTGTTGATCGCGTTCGGTGGATCGGAGGATTGGTCCAACCACCGCGCCGCCTCGTCCAGCGCGCGGGCCGCGTCGTCCCACCGCCCCAGCGTCTCGAAGGTCACGCCGACGTTGTACCAACTTTCAAAGCGGCGCGGGTGAGCGGACGCCTGGGCGAGGAAGACTTCCAAAGCCTCGGCAAATCGTCCTTCACGCCAGAGGGTCAGCCCGTCGGCAGAGGTCTGGTGGGCGGCTCTTGCCGCGCAGAGGATCAAGGCAACCAAAGCAGTCACTCCAGCGATACGCCGCTTCTCTTTGACAGAGACAGAGGGCTTGGTTGGTGGAAGATGAAGAGGGTTGCGCAACGTCAAAACCACGAGCGATCCCAATCCCACCATGCAAAGCCACTCAACCAGCCCCGGTCGCTGCCAGCTTGCCGCATTGCGATTAGAATCGAACCGTTCTTCCAGGGATGGCAAGGGAGCCAACGGCTGGGTGAAGGTCGGAGGAGCGAGAGTTTGGGCAAGGTCGAGTTCACGGATCAGCGCGCGTTGGAAATCAATAGGCGACGGCGACGCTTCTAAACGGATCATCACGCCCTTAGTGGTTTGAGCGATTTTGGCGAGGGTCGCGTCGTCGCGGCTGGAGAGGATCGGTTGTCCTTGCCGAGACCGCAGGATGCCATTGGCAAGAGGGACGGGCGCACCCGGCGGTTCGGCGCGACCCACCGCGACGACGTGAATCGGCGCAGGTGACGCGCTTAGCAACGAGATGCCTGGTGGTCGGGGTGATTCGCCGTCGCTGAGCAACCAGATGGCCGCCGAACGTGGAAACGCCGGATCGTCCAATCGTTTGGAACGAATCAACAGATTTTGAGCAACCGTGACTGCTTCAGCCAAATGACTTCCGCCCGGCCTCAATTCGCCGGGACGAAGACGCGCCAGGGCCCGTCGGACCAGATCCGCGCGACGGGTCAACGGCGTCCGGATCACCGCACGGTCGGAGAAGACGATGAGCGCCACCCGATCGTGCGGCGAACGCATCGCCAGGTCGATCAATGCGTTGGCGACGGTTTGAGCTGTCTCCAAACGGCTGGGGGGAGCGTCGCGCGCGGCCATGCTTCGGCTCACGTCAATCACCAACACCCAATCACGCCCTGACCCCA encodes:
- a CDS encoding alpha/beta hydrolase, with product MKLDNWFAPAWRVGCALVILVGLGGVVFAFAQDAPEFRITNDLTYRTINGVELKLDVMEPAQGEGPFPVVICIHGGAWRGGKRQDMKPFMERFVRRGYVAVSPSYRLCPDHVFPAQVFDLKAVVRWIKTNAPTYKIDPERVGAFGVSAGAHLAMMLGTAGPENGLEIEPEEELPANAPSTKIHAVVNVVGPTDLRAKNIPPVSRPLLRDFLGGEPDELTIPAALASPVALLTKDDAPILTFQGTRDPLVPYDQAVLLADKMHEVGVAGRVELLVGEGHGWGEPELSRTLEQSLAFFDRYLKPSRRK
- a CDS encoding NAD(P)-dependent oxidoreductase, encoding MTSSPSLPTVAPGRTRVGWIGTGVMGRWMCGHLMNAGYAATVYNRTQSKARELIDRGATLATNPREVAEASDVIFTIVGFPSDVRQVILGSDGVLAGAKPGAIVVDMTTSEPELAREIHRVAAARGVHAIDAPVSGGDLGAREARLSIMVGGDPEPVAAVQPLFQIMGKTIVHQGPPGAGQHTKMVNQILIAGNMVGVCEALLYGYKAGLDLTTVLQSVSGGAAGSWSLSNLAPRILKGDMTPGFYVEHFIKDMGIALAEARRMKLALPGLALVEQLYQALAAQGHARDGTQALTHALARLSGFEWKAVVTTTQGQS
- a CDS encoding vWA domain-containing protein — its product is MSKTFTLTTTSRTNSATRFESSAEFAGWSVSPATRPGFRRNLRLLALCCVAIGWVWEGTAWFDRLGSQPPPQHPLGSGRDWVLVIDVSRSMAARDAPPSRLETAQTVANALIDLAMRSPHDRVALIVFSDRAVIRTPLTRRADLVRRALARLRPGELRPGGSHLAEAVTVAQNLLIRSKRLDDPAFPRSAAIWLLSDGESPRPPGISLLSASPAPIHVVAVGRAEPPGAPVPLANGILRSRQGQPILSSRDDATLAKIAQTTKGVMIRLEASPSPIDFQRALIRELDLAQTLAPPTFTQPLAPLPSLEERFDSNRNAASWQRPGLVEWLCMVGLGSLVVLTLRNPLHLPPTKPSVSVKEKRRIAGVTALVALILCAARAAHQTSADGLTLWREGRFAEALEVFLAQASAHPRRFESWYNVGVTFETLGRWDDAARALDEAARWLDQSSDPPNAINTINQARLLLARGNLEARRGVWGAAIASYQACLDLPKGAEREAAVLQALQNDARVNLDALIRWRSSAEAISTERRGESEGRPGDRLDGSTSAASSPPTDRFDPGESLEPVAATELAEQEAESVAVEMDAFARVGGADGSSRDRRAQAIRRLEAALDRLEQTRRARDRLIDSSQLPSGDDFQLATGGRPW